In the genome of Cryptomeria japonica chromosome 8, Sugi_1.0, whole genome shotgun sequence, one region contains:
- the LOC131044814 gene encoding G2/mitotic-specific cyclin S13-7: MANRPNPDKEIDDQKVSQAEARNQKASQATNRAVLADIGNTVVDNNTRLNIANKGVNGRTVQGRRPITRSYGAQLLANARSAATNRITAADKNTKAEVMNKVGKIKKGSDLPGTRVATKENTKDKVLAAKQPTRVQATSKHNVRAAVARKRRPPTLTATLVARSKAFCTTMDGERTETESLLPNIDEGDLGNQFAVVEYVEDIYNFYRKIESKSCVSNYMPSQTDINGRMRGVTIDWLIEVHRKFELMPETLYLTANVFDRYLSIEFVSKRNLQLVGITAMLVASKYEEVLPPEMDDFFYIAEEQYTKQEILTMEKTMLNKLKFHLTVPTPYVFAIRFLKAAGSDEEMENVVFFFLELTLLRYVMIKFRPSMLAAAAVFTAQCTLKKEPVWNETLKRYTGYAVADLKECARLIVIFHQSSARSEFETVYKKYSSPQFGSVALKSPAQLPA, encoded by the exons ATGGCAAATCGACCAAACCCAGACAAAG AAATTGATGACCAGAAGGTCTCACAAGCAGAAGCCCGTAACCAGAAGGCCTCACAAGCAACAAATAGGGCAGTTCTGGCAGATATTGGGAATACTGTGGTAGATAATAATACCAGACTGAATATCGCCAACAAAGGAGTCAATGG GAGAACTGTTCAAGGCCGTCGCCCCATAACAAG GAGCTATGGAGCTCAATTGCTTGCAAATGCAAGGTCTGCTGCAACTAATAGAATCACTGCAGCTGATAAG AATACTAAGGCAGAGGTCATGAATAAAGTAGGGAAGATTAAAAAGGGTAGTGATCTTCCTGGGACAAGGGTAGCCACAAAGGAGAATACAAAAGATAAAGTGTTGGCTGCTAAACAGCCAACTAGGGTACAAGCAACTAGCAAACACAATGTCCGAGCTGCAGTAGCACGAAAAAGGAGGCCTCCAACTCTAACTGCAACTCTCGTAGCTCGAAGTAAA GCCTTTTGTACCACAATGGATGGCGAACGGACTGAGACAGAGAGCCTCTTGCCAAACATTGATGAAGGAGACCTTGGGAATCAGTTTGCAGTGGTTGAGTATGTGGAGGATATTTACAACTTCTATCGCAAAATTGAG AGCAAGAGTTGTGTATCAAACTATATGCCCTCGCAAACAGATATTAATGGGAGGATGAGAGGAGTTACCATTGACTGGCTGATTGAG GTACATAGGAAATTTGAGTTGATGCCAGAAACATTATATCTTACCGCAAATGTATTTGATAGATATCTTTCCATTGAATTTGTATCAAAGAGAAATTTACAGTTAGTGGGTATCACCGCAATGCTTGTAGCTTCCAAGTATGAAGAAGTTTTGCCCCCAGAG ATGGATGATTTTTTCTACATAGCAGAAGAACAATATACAAAACAGGAGATACTGACTATGGAAAAGACAATGCTCAATAAGCTCAAATTCCATCTCACAGTCCCCACTCCATATGTATTTGCAATTAGGTTTCTAAAGGCAGCTGGTTCTGACGAAGAG ATGGAAAATGTGGTGTTCTTCTTCTTAGAATTGACCTTGCTCCGGTATGTGATGATCAAGTTTAGACCATCAATGCTTGCAGCTGCAGCGGTATTTACTGCTCAGTGTACCTTGAAGAAGGAACCAGTCTGGAATGAAACACTTAAACGGTATACAGGCTATGCTGTAGCAGATCTCAA AGAATGTGCTAGATTGATTGTTATATTTCACCAGAGTTCAGCACGAAGCGAATTTGAGACGGTTTACAAGAAGTACTCTTCACCGCAGTTTGGCAGTGTGGCCCTTAAGAGTCCTGCCCAGCTTCCTGCATAG